The DNA segment accaccccttccgtgtgaaaaagaaaagaatttaaggAAAGGAAGATGCAACAGTTGCAAGGAAGGTGCAACAGTTGTGTGAAATAAATAGTGCTTTACCAACATCTGTAGTGACCTGGTGATCGTGCGCCTTGAGCGAATTCATCTTGTGTAAAAATGTGTTCCGGCTACTTAAAAAGTAAGCGTGACGTTATGGCATCAACTGCTATCTCTCATGTTGAATGAATTTTTGACAATACGTCATGGTCATGGTGCCGAGGCAAAACACAACTGAAAGTCACCTTGCAACCAAAACGCTGCCTTTCAACATACGACAGGAACACGTAAACAAAACATTACGCTTCAGTATACCTTATTTTTAAAGCTATTCTGAGCTATAAAGCTTAGGTAGTTGTGAAAATGAGAGGCAGCTGTGATGGATATAGAAGAGCATAGTATGCTTGCAATACCTAGAAATATTTTAAGGATGAAATTTCAGTACTTGAAAACAGTGCATAAAAGTAGAGCACTGCATGGACACTTTTCCCTGGCCTGACCTGAGCCAGTGCCATGCACTGGTCCACCCTTGTCTAGCTCAGCTAGGTTTGTCCTGTTAGCCCTTCAGCCTCAGTGTAGCATGATCCACCTCTCTGTTGTTATGAAGATGCCAACTGCATACGTATTTGCTAGATACAAATCTTGCTAAGCAGTTTTCCACTTGCATTGCTGCCgacaagtggcaaaaaaaaaaaaaattttttttaatttttggcagcagtgaataatttgccaccttgcattactttagctgtggtcatagtaatgcaagcacaaaaaaaattagaaaatttcTCAGAGCAATGAATTGAcatggaaggaaataaattatggatatgcattcaccaattatgttgcacgttaaggtgtagtccaaccgactaatgatttccatttaatttctttattcattgttcaagcaagttgaatgaagttgtgtaattcattgcataattacatcagcatgaatgaattcttgattgaaagttttcttcaataaatacttGAAGGGGGGATGCTGCGAAATTTCTCATTGGTGAAGGGGatttgaaaaacagaaaagaatgtaATGTCTCACCACAATGTCGATGGGATTGGTGGATGAACAGGCGACCAGAGTGTGGTGGCTCCGGTttgaagagggaaggcaggcggcggcagatggtgatggcgttctggccaggcagctgggcgtagaactcgggcccatagcccgactgctctcgttctgCTCATGGGCGCAGAAACTCGCCGGTTTCGAGCAGCCGTTCACGATCGGGTAGAGTGGTGAAgcccaggaacgggttggcaggaggtcccagttgggtgaagtcctggtggctcgggtccgcaaCCTGCCGGTCGGTCTTGAACTCCCAGTCCGGTAACCGACCTTCTCTTGGCGTCGCTTCCTAGAACtctcccttctgccagcgcacctcgcttttctgctgctctcgtcgatttttcgtttcctgattggcccctggaagctctgtgttttcttctgattggatgcattttcatttttttttcttgtgctgcgtgctcacgtgccggacgctcttcaacGTTGTCTTCCATCCAGTACGGAATTCGCCTCTGCGCGCACATTCTTTCTCGTCTGCTTATTGTCTCTCTCCATCTGCTGCACAGTGTCACACACTACACACCACACTATGTAGTACAGacattcatattattacgatctcatcgagagatgctcaagagatgagccgccgcgaggaagagatgaagtgtgtctgggctcatggcgtgagcgagtgtcggcctggctgtctggctccagtgtaaatagcatgtaaatagcctctttcatctgtgtatttcgtctgtgtctgtgcaacattctggtggaggttagcgatccccgtcctcgtcacggcactccaaagtggtcggtacatcgagcttgtcaccgtaCCTCCCATTGACGAGACCGCATCTGCAatggcttcagcttgtccgactgctcttatcgtcatggttgcccaacatcgtgaccctggtctcttctgtggcctggagggacaggacgttgatgattggctcaagctctatgaatgcgccagtgctaataacaggtgaaatccaacaattatgcttgctaatgtaatcttttatctcggtggcaccccacgcaTGCGACTCTGAACGCATGACGAGATAATaagctgggacagtttcaaagtaaagctacGAGAACTGTTTAGCGACTGggtgcaaggttgccgcgagaaaggctcttgcgcctcgtgaccagacatctacagagccatacgtttgatacatcctagacgtcttggctctttgccacaaagcccaccatactatgtctgaagcagataaggtggctaaaaggcatcgcctacgacgctttcaattttcttgttttcggcaacgtctttcctatcggcgccatgacaaattaataccgtcgccttgaacaagctaaaagccgccgtatcacacaccacatcacgcagctacccaacactgctgctacgtcgacatgtgagggtcgacca comes from the Dermacentor variabilis isolate Ectoservices chromosome 2, ASM5094787v1, whole genome shotgun sequence genome and includes:
- the LOC142573093 gene encoding uncharacterized protein LOC142573093 isoform X1, producing the protein MRGRQDQKAASEVADASRRKTDLCSRCSLAASAMLAQGENALATLPSASTVILAQPPWPQKRPGSRCWATMTIRAVGQAEAIADAVSSMGGTVTSSMYRPLWSAVTRTGIANLHQNVAQTQTKYTDERGYLHAIYTGARQPGRHSLTP